A genomic segment from Polyangium mundeleinium encodes:
- a CDS encoding MoaD/ThiS family protein: protein MTNSRLVREASRRMPRVTFTPHIARHVPCPARDVDGRTVREALDVYFAAEPAVRGYVLDEQGVVRKHVVIFVDGQQTTDRTSLGDRVSEGSVIYVMQALSGG from the coding sequence TTGACAAACTCGCGCCTGGTCCGCGAGGCTTCTCGCCGCATGCCACGCGTCACGTTCACCCCGCATATCGCGAGGCACGTCCCCTGCCCGGCGCGCGACGTCGACGGGCGCACCGTCCGCGAGGCCCTCGACGTGTATTTCGCAGCCGAGCCGGCCGTGCGAGGGTACGTCCTCGACGAGCAGGGCGTCGTCCGCAAGCACGTGGTCATCTTCGTCGACGGTCAGCAGACGACAGATCGAACGAGCCTCGGAGACAGGGTGAGCGAGGGCTCGGTGATCTACGTGATGCAAGCGCTTTCCGGGGGTTAG